From Piscinibacter gummiphilus:
GGGAAGGCATCCTGCGCGGACTCGCGGCGTGCGAGCACCTCGCGCCAATCGCCGGTCAGGCGCACCAGCAGGCCACGCACCGGCAGCCCATCGAACAGAAACTTGTGGAGTTCGCTCATCAACCGATCTTCTTCAAACCCGCCTTGTAGCGCTTGGCGTTCTCAACATAGTGCAGCGCACTCAGCTTCAGCCGCTCGATCTGCTCGGGCGACAGTGTCTTCACCACCTTGGCCGGCGAGCCGAGGATCATCGAGCCGTCGGGGAATTCCTTGCCTTCGGTGACGAGTGCGCCCGCACCCACGATGCAGTGCCTGCCGATCTTGGCACCGTTCAGGATCACCGACTGGATGCCCACCAGCGAGCCCTCGCCGATCGTGCAGCCGTGCAGCATCACCTGGTGGCCCACCGTCACGTTCTCTCCGAGGGTACAGGGATAGCCGGTGTCGCAATGGATCACCGTGCCGTCTTGCACGTTGGCGTTGCGGCCGATGGTGATGCGCGCATTGTCGCCGCGAAGCACGGCGCCGAACCATACGCTCGCGTTCTCTTCGAGCGTCACCGCACCAATGAGCTGGGCGCTGTCGGCGACCCAGGCGGAATCGGCAATGTCGGGCGACTCGTCGCCGAGTTGATAAAGAGCCATGGGTCATCCTCGAGGTCAAGCGGATAATTTTAAGGATGAACCCCCGACGCCGCGCCCTCGAGGTCTTGTGTTTGCAAGACCCGGCCACCAAGGCCGCCGAAGCGCGCGCGCTTTTTGAGGGCCTCGACCACAGTCTCATCGACGCCACGGAGCGAATAGAGGCCCCACTCGACCTGCCCGGCCGCCCAGTGCGCCCACGGCTCGTGCCGCCGAAGGAGGTGCCTTCGCGCACGCCCTTCACGCCGGAAGGCCGCGCCGCGCTGCTGCACGCCATCGCCCACATCGAGTTCAACGCAATCAACTTGGCACTCGACGCCGCCTTCCGCTTCGATGGCATGCCGGCGCTCTTCTACGTCGACTGGTTGCGCGTGGCGAGCGAGGAGGCGCTGCACTTCAGCCTCCTGCGCGAGCATCTGCAGAGCCTGGGCCACGACTACGGCGACTTCGACGCGCACGACGGCCTCTGGCTCATGACCCAGCGCACCGCCGGCGACGTGACGGCCCGCATGGCGCTCGTGCCCCGCACGCTCGAAGCGCGCGGGCTCGACGCCACGCCGCCACTGCAGGCGAAGTTCGCCAAGGCGGGCGACATGCGAACGGTCGAAATCCTCGACATCATCCTGCGCGACGAGGTGGGCCATGTGGCCATCGGCAACCGCTGGTACCGCTGGCTCTGCGCGCGCCAAGGGCTCGACGCCGTGAGCCACTACCGCGAGCTGACCCGCCGCCATGAAGCGCCCAGGCTGCGCCCGCCCTTCAACAACAGTGCCCGTCTGGCCGCGGGCTTCACCGACGAAGAACTGGCCCAGTTGAACCAGGCTTGAGTTGGCTCACATCTTGCTGCCGGGCGAGCCGCCCCCGTCTCGAGCACCATTACACTGGTGCCCCTTTTCGGCCGCCACGAGCGGCCGCCTTTCAGGCCTCATTCGAAGGACGTCCATGAACACGCTCTCCACACGTCGCTTTCTCCAAGCCAGCGCCCTGCTGATCACCGGCTTCCTGCTGTCCGCTTGCGGCAAGAAGGCTGAAACCCCGGCCCCCGCCGCGTCGGCCCCCGTCGCAGCGGCCTCGGCTCCGGCCCCGGCGCCCGCCAAGGTCTACGTCGTCGGCACCGACGCCGCCTATGCACCCTTCGAGTCGGAGAACACGCAGAAAGAGATCGTCGGCTTCGACATCGACGTGGTGAAGGCCGTGGCCCAGAAGGCTGGCATCGAGGTGAAGTTCGTCAACACCCCGTGGGAAGGCATCTTCAACACCCTGGCGCAGGGCGACCGCGACCTGCTCGTGTCGGCGATCACCATCACCGACGAACGCAAGCAGACCATGGACTTCAGCAACCCGTACTTCGATGCGCAGCAGCTCATCGCGGTCAAGGCCAACTCCAAGGTCACGAAGTTCGACGAGCTGAAGAAGCTCAAGGTCGGCGTGCAGACCGGCACCACCGGCGATGAAGTCGTGACCAAGCTGCAAGGCAAGACGAGCGCCAACATCAAGCGCTTCGAGTCCACGCCGCTGGCGCTGAAGGAGCTCGAAAGCGGTGGCGTCGATGCCGTCGTGGCCGACAACGGCGTCATCATCAACTACGTCACCAACAACTCCGGCAGCAAGTTCAAGACCGTGGCCGACAAGGCCTTCCAGAACGAGCAGTACGGCATCGCCGTGAAGAAGGGCAATGCCGACCTGCTGGGCAAGATCAACAAGGGCCTGGCCGACATCAAGGCCGACGGCACCTACGACAAGATCTACGCGCAGTACTTCGGCGCCGCGCCGGCAGCCGCACCGGCCGCTTCGGCCGCATCGAAGTAAGCCGCACGGCAAGCACGACCGACGATGGACTTGCGCTGGGAGATCCTCGTCGGTTACGGGCCGCTCTTCGTGACCGGCTTGTGGATGACCGTCCAGCTCACCGTCGTCGCCATCGTGTGCGGGCTGGTGCTGGGCGTGCTGTTCGGCCTGGTGAGCAGCTCGCTCGACGCACCGGCGCCCAAGTCGCTGGCGCTCGCGTGGGCGCTCAAGGTCGCGCGGGCGTTCACCCTCGCCTACGTGACCTTCTTCCGCGGCACACCGCTCTTCGTGCAGATCCTGCTCGTGCACTTTGCGGTGATGCCGCTCCTGATCCATCCCGACACCGGGCTCCTGCTCGCGGGCGAGGCGGCGCGTGAGTTCCGTCAATCGCACGGCGCCTTCTTCTCGGGCGCCCTCGCGCTCAGCCTCAACGCCGGGGCCTACATCTCCGAGATCTTCCGCGCCGGCATCCAGAGCATCCACCTCGGGCAGACGCAGGCCAGCTACAGCCTGGGCCTCACGCACGCGCAGGCCATGCGCTTCATCGTGCTGCCCCAGGCCTTCCGGCGCATGCTGCCGGCGCTGGTGAACGAGGGCATCACGCTCATCAAGGACTCCTCGCTCGTCTCGGCCATCGGCCTGGCCGAGCTGGCCATGGCCGCGCGCACCGTGGCCGGAGCGTATTCGCGCTACTGGGAGCCGTACCTCACCATCTCGGTGATGTACCTCGCGCTCACCTTGTTGCTGTCGCTCTTGGCGAAGCGGCTGGAAGCCCCCGCACACCACCGCGGTCGTTGATTTGTGCTAGCGCATCAAGCACAAAAACGCTTGTTGCGAACGAGCAACGAGATTGGGACTTTCCAGTACCTGCGCGCCTAAACTCCATTCGCGTTTGGGTCAGCAGTCAGGACTCAACCACCCAACAGTGAAACCATCCGCGGTAACCAACTCCGCACTTCACATACAAGGAATGCTCATGAAGCGCTCTCTTCTCATCGCTGCCCTCTCGACCCTGGCAGCTGGCTCCGCCCTCGCACAAAGCAACGTCACCATCTTCGGTCGCCTGAACGACTCGGTCGAACGCCAGAAGGTTGGTAGCACCAGCACCACCGCCGTCGTCGACAGCGCTTCGCGTCTCGGGTTCAAGGGTTCGGAAGATCTGGGTGGCGGCCTCAAGGCCAACTTCATCATCGAGCACGGCTTCAACACCGATACCGGCACGGTTGCTGGCAGCCGCTTCTGGGGTCGTGAGTCGACCGTCGGCCTGTCGCACCCCACCTTCGGCGCGATCCGCCTGGGCAACATGGCCGCTTCGGAAGCCTATTTCGCGACCGCCGACTATGTGTCGATGCACAACCACGACACCGGCAGCTCGGCTGACGCTCTGTACGAGTTCGTGACCACCGGCCAACTGCAGAACGCCATTGCCTACACCTCGCCGACGTTCGCCGGTCTGCGCGCCGACGTTCAGTACTCGCTGCACGAAGCCGGCACCGTGAGCCGCCGCGCGCTGGCGCTGAACTACGATCTGGGCGCGCTGCACCTGGGCCTGGGCCACGAAGCTGCCACCGACACCGATCGCAAGAGCACCGCCCTGCGCGCCCTGTACGAACTCGGCGCCTTCACCATCGGCGGCTACTACGAGCGCACCACGGGCGACACCTTCAAGCGCAACAACTTCCGCCTCGCCGGCATGTACGCCATGGGCGCTTCGGAGTTCCACGTCAACGCCGGCCTGGCTGGTGACCGTGGTGGTGTCGACAACACCGGCGCCAAGCAGTACACGCTCGGCTACAACTACAACCTGAGCAAGCGCACCAAGGTCTACGCCTTCTACACGAAGGTCGACAACGACGCGAACGCCACCTACAACCCGGGCGGCTTCGTGACGGCTCCGACGGCAGGCCAGAACCTGCAGTCGTTCGCCCTGGGCGTGCGCCACAACTTCTGATCCCCTGATCAGCAAGCTGTCGCAAGACAAGAACGGCCGGTCGTAAGACCGGCCGTTTTTCTTTCTCAGCCGAGGAAGTAGCGCTTCAGGCCGGCGAGGATCATCTCCACCGCGATCGCGGTGAGCACCAGGCCCATCAGTTTTTCGGTCGCCGACACGACCGAGTCGCCCACCACACGCCGGATCTGGTTGCACAGCAGCAGCACCAGCAAGGACACTGCCATCGCGCAGGCCAACGCGCCGATCCAGGAGCCCATGCGATCGGGCTGGCGTGAGGCCAGCAGCAACACCGTCGCCATCGCCGAGGGGCCCGCGAGCAGCGGCACGGCCAGCGGAAAGATCAGCGGCTCCTTGCCCTCGGGCACGCCATAGGCACCCCCGCCGCCCCCGAAGATCATGCGGATGGCCACCATCAGCAGGATCACGCCGCCGGCCACTTCGAGCGAGCGCTCCGACAGGCGCATCACCCTCAAGAAGCCTTCGCCCACGAACATGAAGACGAAGAGCACAGCGAATGCGATGCCCACCTCGCGCAACGCGACCCAACGACGCCGCTCGGGCGCCACCTGGCGCATCACCGGAATGAAGATCGGCAGGCTCCCCAGCGGGTCGAGCACCAGCAGCAACAGGATCAGGGCCGAGACGAAGTCGTGTTGCATTGCGGGGCCTGCTGCTCAACGCCCGCGCCAGAACAGGCCGTCGAGCTCCTTCATCGTGATCTGCCGCCAGGTCGGCCGGCCGTGGTTGCACTGGTCGCTGCGCTCGGTGCGCTCCATGTCGCGCAGCAGCGCGTTCATCTCGTCGAGCGTCAGCTGGCGGTTCGCACGCACCGCGCCGTGGCAGGCCATCGTCGACAGCAACTCGTGCTGCGCACGCTGGATCACCGTGCTGCCGTCGTATTGCGCCAGCTCGGCAAGCACGCTGCGCGCCAGTTCGACCACGTCACCTCCGGCCAGCGCCGCGGGCCGCGAGCGCACGGCGAGCGTGCTGGCCGACAGGACCGAGATGTCGAGCCCGAGCGCCATCAGGTTGTCTGCCTGCGCCTGGGCGGTGGCAATCTCCTGCGCGTTGGCTGCAAAGGTCGCCGGGATCAGCAGCGGCTGCGATTCGATGGCCGCCGTGCCGAGGCTCGCCTTGAGCCGCTCGTAGACGATGCGCTCGTGGGCCGCATGCATGTCGACGACCACCAGACCCTGAGCGTTTTCTGCCAGCACGAAGACCCCGCCCACCTGCCCGATCGCTCGGCCGAGGGGCCACTCGCCCGCAGGCAGTGCAGGTGCAGACTCGGCCGGCGGCACCGGCGCGGGCATCGCCGTCGGCGCCACCTGCCACGCCGCAGGCGCTTCCTGGGCGTACAGCACCGCCGCCTGTTCCAGGCCCAGCGAACCCTGCACGCGGGGCATGTAGGCCGGTGCGAAGGCGGCGCGGCTCGCCTCGGCCACCTGCGGCTGGGCCACCGGCACCGCTGCCGCCACGACGGCCTGCGGCGGCGCCAGGCCCGCCTCGACGGCCCGCCGCATCGCCTGGTGCACCTCGCGCGAATCGCGGAAGCGCACTTCGATCTTGGTCGGGTGCACGTTCACGTCGACACGGTCAGGCGCGATCTCGAGGAAGAGCACATAGGCCGGCTGCCGGCCGCCGTGCAGCACATCTTCGTACGCCGAACGCACGCCATGCGCGATCAGCTTGTCGCGCACATAGCGGCCGTTGACGTAGACGTACTGCTGGTCGGCGCGCGAGCGTGCCGCGGCCGGCGTGCCGGCACGGCCCACCACGCGCAGCGGGCCGATCTCGAACTGCACCTCGCGGCTCTCGGCCACGAAGTCCTCACCCAGCACCTCGCGCACACGCTGATCGAGGCTGCTGCGCCGCCACTGCTCGACGAGCTTGCCCTCGTGCCACACCGCAAAGCCCACGTCGGGGCGTGCGAGTGCGTGCCGGCGCACCGCTTCGAGGCAATGCGCCAACTCCGTGGCATCGGTCTTCAGGAACTTGCGCCGCGCCGGGGTGCTGAAGAAGAGTTCGCGCACCTCCACGCTCGTGCCACGCCCGCGCGCCGCAGGCACCAGCTCACCGCTGCGCGCATCGATGCGCTGCGCATGGGGCGCGCCTTCGGTACGGCTCGCGATGCTGAGCTCGGCCACCGACGAGATCGCCGCCAGCGCTTCGCCACGGAACCCCATGGTCGCCACGCTCTCCAACTCGCCCAACGAGGCAATCTTGCTCGTGGCATGGCGGCGCAGCGCAAGCGGCAGTTCGTCGGCCGGAATGCCCACCCCGTCGTCTTCCACCAGGATGCTTCGCACCCCACCGGCCATCAGCTTGACCACCACCTCGGTCGCACCCGCGTCCAGCGCGTTGTCGACCAGCTCGCGCACCACCGACGCAGGCCGCTCCACCACCTCACCGGCCGCGATCTGGCTGATGAGCTCGTCGGGCAGCTCGCGGATGGGGCGACGAGGGGCTCGCTCAGGCACGGCGTTCATCGGGGCATTGTAAGAATCACTCACCCATAATCGCCGCCCATGGAATTCATCACTTTCCTGCTCGACTTCATCCTGCACGTCGACGTGCACCTCGCCAACTTCGTGGCGGCCTACGGCAACTGGGTCTACGCCCTGCTCTTCCTCATCGTCTTCGTCGAGACCGGCGTGGTGGTGATGCCGTTCCTGCCGGGCGACTCACTGCTCTTCGTGGTGGGAGCCCTGTGCGGCGTGGGGCTCATGAGCCTGCCGCTGTCGATCGGCCTGCTCGTCGCTGCCGCCATCCTCGGCAACCAGAGCAACTACGCGATCGGGCGCTACTTCGGGCCGCGGGTCTTCCAGTGGGAGAACTCGCGCTTCTTCAACAAGAACGCGTTCAACCAGGCCCACGCCTTCTACGAGAAATATGGCGGCATCACCATCGTGGCCGCGCGCTTCATGCCCTTCCTGCGAACCTTCGCCCCCTTCGTGGCGGGGGTGGCGCAGATGACGCGCAGCAAATTCACCTTCTACGACGTGACAGGCGGCATCCTGTGGGTGGGCGGCATCGTGACCGCGGGCTACCTCTTCGGCAACATCCCATGGGTCAAGGAGCACCTCGACAAGATCATCTGGGGTGCCATCCTGCTGCCGGGCCTGCTGGTGATCGCCGGCGCCCTGAAGGCGCGGCGCAAGGCGGCTGCCGCCACCTGAACGCTGGAGCTGGCCTCTAGAGCTGGCGGTTGCGCGCCAGCGGCGGGTTCTTCGCGAAGTAGCGCTTGATGCCCGCGGTCAGCGCATCCACCAGCTGCTCGCGGTAGTCGTCGCTTCGCAGCTTCTTCTCTTCGTCCGGGTTGGAGATGAAGGCCGTCTCCACCAGGATCGACGGCACGTCGGGCGCCTTCAGCACTGCAAACCCCGCCTGCTCCACGCTGCCCTTGTGCAGGTGGCCGACCTTCCGGATCTGGCCGAGCACCTCGCCGCCGAGCTTCAGGCTGTCCTTGATCTGGCGGGTGGTGCTCATGTCGAGCATCGCGCGCAGCACGGCCGAGTCCTTGGCCTTGAAATTGACGCCGCCCACCAGGTCGGCCGCGTTCTCCTTGTCGGCCATCCAGCGCGCGGCAGTGCTCGTGGCGCCGTTCTGCGAGAGCGCAAACACCGAGGCGCCCCGCGCGGAGGGCTTCATGAATGCATCGGCGTGGATGGAGACGAAGAGATCGGCCTGCACGCGCCGCGCCTTGCGCACCCGCTCCTGCAACGGCACGAAGTAGTCGGCATCGCGCGTGAGCATCGCGCGCATGCCGGGCACGGCGTTGATGCGGTCGCGCAGCTTGAGCGCGACCGCCAGCACGACGTCTTTCTCGCGCAGGCCGGTCGGGCCCGTTGCCCCCGGGTCTTCGCCGCCATGCCCGGGGTCGAGTGCCACGATGATGAGGCGGTCGATGCGTGACTGGCTCATCGTCGGTGCCGAGGCCGCCGCCACTGGCGCAGGAGTTGTCGCTGGTGATGGCGCAGGCCCCGCGCCCGAGGCGGCGGTAGGCGGCTTGTTCATCTTGCCGAGAAACTCGCCAAGCGCGTCTTGCACGGCCTGCGCGGCCTTCTGCTCGGCCTGCGACTTGTCTTGAACGAGCGCGAGCAGCGGGTCGCGCTCCTGCGTCGGGTGCAGGTCGAACACCGAGCGGTGCTGGTAGGCCGCCACTGGCGCCAGCGTGAAGAGCTGCGGCGCGGTCGACTGCTTGAGGTCGATCACCAGGCGCACCACGCGCGGCTGGTTCTGCCCCACACGCACGCCGGCGATGAAGGGGTCGTCGGACCGCACCTTGCCCACCAGCTCGCGCAGCGCGGGGCTCAGCTCCAGGCCGTCGATGTCGATCACGAGCCGCGACGGGTTCTCGGCCATGAAGTGCTTGATCGAGAGGGCGGTGTCGGACTCCAGCGTGACCCGCGTGTACTCGGCCGCCGGCCACACGCGCACCGCGAGGATGCTGGCGCCGAAGGCCAGCTCGTGCGTGCCGAGCAGCAGTGCGATAGAGCCTTGAAGAAGGTCGCGCCGCTTCAAGGCAGCAGCTCCAGTCCGCGGGGCGTGTGGGCGGTGAAGATCACGCGGCGTTCGTCTCCATCGAGCGGAATGAGTTCCACGCGC
This genomic window contains:
- a CDS encoding ferritin-like domain-containing protein, coding for MNPRRRALEVLCLQDPATKAAEARALFEGLDHSLIDATERIEAPLDLPGRPVRPRLVPPKEVPSRTPFTPEGRAALLHAIAHIEFNAINLALDAAFRFDGMPALFYVDWLRVASEEALHFSLLREHLQSLGHDYGDFDAHDGLWLMTQRTAGDVTARMALVPRTLEARGLDATPPLQAKFAKAGDMRTVEILDIILRDEVGHVAIGNRWYRWLCARQGLDAVSHYRELTRRHEAPRLRPPFNNSARLAAGFTDEELAQLNQA
- a CDS encoding DedA family protein, which codes for MEFITFLLDFILHVDVHLANFVAAYGNWVYALLFLIVFVETGVVVMPFLPGDSLLFVVGALCGVGLMSLPLSIGLLVAAAILGNQSNYAIGRYFGPRVFQWENSRFFNKNAFNQAHAFYEKYGGITIVAARFMPFLRTFAPFVAGVAQMTRSKFTFYDVTGGILWVGGIVTAGYLFGNIPWVKEHLDKIIWGAILLPGLLVIAGALKARRKAAAAT
- a CDS encoding N-acetylmuramoyl-L-alanine amidase — encoded protein: MKRRDLLQGSIALLLGTHELAFGASILAVRVWPAAEYTRVTLESDTALSIKHFMAENPSRLVIDIDGLELSPALRELVGKVRSDDPFIAGVRVGQNQPRVVRLVIDLKQSTAPQLFTLAPVAAYQHRSVFDLHPTQERDPLLALVQDKSQAEQKAAQAVQDALGEFLGKMNKPPTAASGAGPAPSPATTPAPVAAASAPTMSQSRIDRLIIVALDPGHGGEDPGATGPTGLREKDVVLAVALKLRDRINAVPGMRAMLTRDADYFVPLQERVRKARRVQADLFVSIHADAFMKPSARGASVFALSQNGATSTAARWMADKENAADLVGGVNFKAKDSAVLRAMLDMSTTRQIKDSLKLGGEVLGQIRKVGHLHKGSVEQAGFAVLKAPDVPSILVETAFISNPDEEKKLRSDDYREQLVDALTAGIKRYFAKNPPLARNRQL
- a CDS encoding basic amino acid ABC transporter substrate-binding protein; its protein translation is MNTLSTRRFLQASALLITGFLLSACGKKAETPAPAASAPVAAASAPAPAPAKVYVVGTDAAYAPFESENTQKEIVGFDIDVVKAVAQKAGIEVKFVNTPWEGIFNTLAQGDRDLLVSAITITDERKQTMDFSNPYFDAQQLIAVKANSKVTKFDELKKLKVGVQTGTTGDEVVTKLQGKTSANIKRFESTPLALKELESGGVDAVVADNGVIINYVTNNSGSKFKTVADKAFQNEQYGIAVKKGNADLLGKINKGLADIKADGTYDKIYAQYFGAAPAAAPAASAASK
- a CDS encoding gamma carbonic anhydrase family protein — its product is MALYQLGDESPDIADSAWVADSAQLIGAVTLEENASVWFGAVLRGDNARITIGRNANVQDGTVIHCDTGYPCTLGENVTVGHQVMLHGCTIGEGSLVGIQSVILNGAKIGRHCIVGAGALVTEGKEFPDGSMILGSPAKVVKTLSPEQIERLKLSALHYVENAKRYKAGLKKIG
- a CDS encoding amino acid ABC transporter permease; translated protein: MDLRWEILVGYGPLFVTGLWMTVQLTVVAIVCGLVLGVLFGLVSSSLDAPAPKSLALAWALKVARAFTLAYVTFFRGTPLFVQILLVHFAVMPLLIHPDTGLLLAGEAAREFRQSHGAFFSGALALSLNAGAYISEIFRAGIQSIHLGQTQASYSLGLTHAQAMRFIVLPQAFRRMLPALVNEGITLIKDSSLVSAIGLAELAMAARTVAGAYSRYWEPYLTISVMYLALTLLLSLLAKRLEAPAHHRGR
- the mutL gene encoding DNA mismatch repair endonuclease MutL, with protein sequence MNAVPERAPRRPIRELPDELISQIAAGEVVERPASVVRELVDNALDAGATEVVVKLMAGGVRSILVEDDGVGIPADELPLALRRHATSKIASLGELESVATMGFRGEALAAISSVAELSIASRTEGAPHAQRIDARSGELVPAARGRGTSVEVRELFFSTPARRKFLKTDATELAHCLEAVRRHALARPDVGFAVWHEGKLVEQWRRSSLDQRVREVLGEDFVAESREVQFEIGPLRVVGRAGTPAAARSRADQQYVYVNGRYVRDKLIAHGVRSAYEDVLHGGRQPAYVLFLEIAPDRVDVNVHPTKIEVRFRDSREVHQAMRRAVEAGLAPPQAVVAAAVPVAQPQVAEASRAAFAPAYMPRVQGSLGLEQAAVLYAQEAPAAWQVAPTAMPAPVPPAESAPALPAGEWPLGRAIGQVGGVFVLAENAQGLVVVDMHAAHERIVYERLKASLGTAAIESQPLLIPATFAANAQEIATAQAQADNLMALGLDISVLSASTLAVRSRPAALAGGDVVELARSVLAELAQYDGSTVIQRAQHELLSTMACHGAVRANRQLTLDEMNALLRDMERTERSDQCNHGRPTWRQITMKELDGLFWRGR
- a CDS encoding MarC family protein, encoding MQHDFVSALILLLLVLDPLGSLPIFIPVMRQVAPERRRWVALREVGIAFAVLFVFMFVGEGFLRVMRLSERSLEVAGGVILLMVAIRMIFGGGGGAYGVPEGKEPLIFPLAVPLLAGPSAMATVLLLASRQPDRMGSWIGALACAMAVSLLVLLLCNQIRRVVGDSVVSATEKLMGLVLTAIAVEMILAGLKRYFLG
- a CDS encoding porin yields the protein MLMKRSLLIAALSTLAAGSALAQSNVTIFGRLNDSVERQKVGSTSTTAVVDSASRLGFKGSEDLGGGLKANFIIEHGFNTDTGTVAGSRFWGRESTVGLSHPTFGAIRLGNMAASEAYFATADYVSMHNHDTGSSADALYEFVTTGQLQNAIAYTSPTFAGLRADVQYSLHEAGTVSRRALALNYDLGALHLGLGHEAATDTDRKSTALRALYELGAFTIGGYYERTTGDTFKRNNFRLAGMYAMGASEFHVNAGLAGDRGGVDNTGAKQYTLGYNYNLSKRTKVYAFYTKVDNDANATYNPGGFVTAPTAGQNLQSFALGVRHNF